A window from Triticum aestivum cultivar Chinese Spring chromosome 6D, IWGSC CS RefSeq v2.1, whole genome shotgun sequence encodes these proteins:
- the LOC123143128 gene encoding ATP-dependent helicase BRM isoform X1: MQPGGAPSGSSPASSPRPEQPPAPSQQQAQHLGFARNQAMMQQQQHQQQSYQPGMPHGMMGGGGGFPQSSGPMGPFQGQRGLPQPGGPQGLVAGQQYNQSTMQQQQAYMQFLMQQQKSHGMQLQQQQQQQAKMNMAGPSTRDQDAAANPAKMQELMSLQAQAQAQAQAQAQAQMLKRQSEHLQQAEKQPEQGQRAGSSEQRSADMRPPMPPQGIPGQQMSSAGGMVRPMQPMQGQVGMASMGGIPLQAIHAWAKEQKIDLSDPANASLISQIIPIWQSRMAAMQKQNTTNMAAQQQQQQQQQQQQQQQQQQQQQQQQQQQQQNQQMLPRQANSDAPINGNNPGQAPLKPRQPPPPSSSVSAGAETKMANPSNLQMQQQFSAQSSNERAVRPPMTMGNAGQMMHMTQSSGHGNKISEQPNPKNTLASSEAMQLQYARQLQQANRATGLTATPGETGGSQAPTQGGRPNSNFTKHQLHVLKAQILAFRRLKRGDRTLPPEVLELIMSPPPLPDPQTQLVSGPPVIPNRERAASVNADEQGRPMESGDKAPEKPLLLKGPSLSKAEVSASEEKTGSASGPMQVTEVLPKEPLRILPVSAPEQSNTAPIKSEQEPERGIQRTPGRSDYSGERGKSVPTDSGSADAEQAKRAASTSSAPSPRDVPRKYHGPLFDFPSFTRKHDSMPPANYNGSLALGYDMKDLLAQEGMMVLGKKREDNLKKISGLLSINLERKRIRPDLVLRLQIEEKKLKLLERQARMRDEVEEVQQEIMAMPDRIYRKFVKQCERQRVELIRQVQQMQKASREKQLKSIFQWRKKLLEAHWAIRDARITRNRGVAKYHERMLREFSKKKDDDRSKRMEALKNNDVERYRQILLEQQTSVPGDAAQRYNVLSSFLSQTEEYLYKLGGKITATKNQQQVEEAANAAAAAARAQGLSEEEVKAAAQCAGQEVMIRNTFSEMNAPREENASVNKYYMLAHAVTEKVTKQPSLLRLGTLRDYQLVGLQWMLSLYNNKLNGILADEMGLGKTVQVMALIAYLMEFKGNYGPHLIIVPNAVLVNWKSELLNWLPSASCIFYVGAKDQRQKLFSQEVLAVKFNVLVTTYEFVMFDRSKLSRIDWKYIIIDEAQRMKDRESVLARDLDRYRCQRRLLLTGTPLQNDLKELWSLLNLLLPEVFDNRKAFQDWFSKPFQRDAPTPNEEDDWLETEKKVIIIHRLHQILEPFMLRRRVEDVEGSLPRKDSIVLRCKMSAIQGAIYDWIKSTGTIRVDPEDEKIRIQRNPMYQAKTYKNLQNKCMELRKVCNHPLLSYPFMNYYGKDFIIRSCGKLWNLDRILIKLHRSGHRVLLFSTMTKLLDILEDYLQWRQLAYRRIDGTTSLEDRESAIVDFNRPGSECFIFLLSIRAAGRGLNLQSADTVVIYDPDPNPQNEEQAVARAHRIGQTREVKVIYMEAVVDNISSYHKEDELRNGGSGDLEDDLAGKDRYMGSIESLIRNNIQQYKIDMADEVINAGRFDQRTTHEERRMTLETLLHDEERYQESLHDVPSLQEVNRMIARTEEEVELFDQMDEEFDWTGDMMKHNQVPKWLRVGSTDVDCVVASLTKKPARNASGSAPDNGDKLEKRRGRPTGSGKYSIYREYEDEDDEESEEDDEERNTPSHPEEEAGESEEEEENDDSVPDDDNKDQSEEEEPNNDDRYDLQQGTGSGKGHKSEEAGSTGSSSGSRRLPPPAPSSSLKKLRSLSALDSRPGTFSKRTSDDLEDGEIALSGDSHMDLQQSGSWNHDRDDGEDEQVLQPKIKRKRSLRTRPRLSTDKQEDRSGADGTFPQRGARLLFPGDGDYDSQQDAHALADPTSRQQDTVHPVVKQKRNMPSVKASPASRAAKSTHLSGSGEGSAEHSKQNWSNKVINSAGTKMSDSMQRKCKNVISKLWRRIGKEGHQKIPNIASWWRRNENSSSKGVAGSTLDLQKIELRVDGLEYSGVAEFIADMQQMLKSVVQHFGYRHEVRVEAEILHNLFFNIMKIAFPDSDFQEVKDSLSFSNPGGGASSTAVPSAKHLASGLKRRSTTTEAEQHGPGSGKHSHHASAGEAPSRAKPDRDSRHSGPGGRDQSLDSPGLPLHPGDLFIAKKKRQERARSSIGSPSSSGPRGPLSPTNTGRLGPAPSPRGARTPFQRDSHPSQQSMPGWGAHSDRGGSSPPGIGDIHWAKPAKRQRTDTGKRRPSHL; encoded by the exons ATGCAGCCCGGCGGGGCGCCCTCCGGCAGTTCGCCGGCCTCGTCGCCGCGGCCGGAGCAGCCGCCCGCGCCGTCGCAGCAGCAGGCGCAGCACCTAGGGTTCGCCAGGAATCAG GCGATGATGCAACAGCAGCAACACCAGCAGCAATCCTACCAGCCCGGTATGCCGCATGGTATGATGGGCGGAGGGGGCGGCTTCCCCCAGTCCTCGGGCCCGATGGGGCCGTTCCAGGGTCAGAGGGGCCTGCCCCAACCCGGTGGACCGCAGGGCCTGGTTGCGGGCCAGCAGTACAACCAGAGCACAATGCAGCAGCAGCAGGCGTACATGCAGTTTCTGATGCAGCAGCAGAAGTCCCATGGGAtgcaactccagcagcagcagcagcagcaggccaaAATGAATATGGCAGGACCGTCCACAAGGGACCAGGATGCGGCTGCCAACCCTGCAAAGATGCAGGAGCTCATGTCCCTTCAGGCCCAGGCCCAGGCTCAGGCTCAGGCGCAGGCGCAGGCGCAGATGCTTAAGAGGCAGTCCGAGCATCTTCAGCAGGCGGAGAAGCAGCCAGAGCAGGGGCAGCGGGCCGGTAGCAGCGAGCAAAGGAGCGCTGACATGAGGCCTCCTATGCCACCGCAAGGAATCCCTGGGCAGCAGATGTCATCAGCTGGTGGTATGGTGAGGCCGATGCAGCCAATGCAAGGTCAAGTGGGCATGGCCAGCATGGGTGGTATCCCGTTGCAAGCTATCCATGCCTGGGCAAAGGAGCAGAAAATCGATCTGTCTGATCCTGCAAATGCAAGTCTCATTTCTCAAATCATACCTATCTGGCAGTCCAGGATGGCCGCCATGCAGAAGCAGAACACGACAAACATGGCtgcacagcagcagcaacagcagcagcagcagcagcaacaacaacagcagcagcagcagcagcagcagcaacaacaacagcagcagcagcagaatcagCAAATGCTTCCTAGGCAGGCGAACAGTGATGCCCCAATAAATGGGAACAATCCTGGTCAGGCTCCATTGAAGCCCCGGCAGCCTCCCCCGCCTAGTTCTTCTGTTTCTGCTGGAGCAGAGACAAAGATGGCGAATCCGAGCAACTTGCAGATGCAGCAGCAGTTTTCTGCCCAAAGTTCAAATGAGAGGGCTGTGAGGCCGCCCATGACAATGGGCAACGCCGGGCAAATGATGCATATGACCCAAAGTTCTGGACACGGGAATAAGATTTCTGAGCAGCCCAATCCAAAGAATACCCTTGCGAGTTCAGAAGCGATGCAGCTGCAGTATGCAAGACAGTTGCAGCAGGCTAATCGAGCTACCGGCCTTACAGCAACTCCTGGTGAAACAGGAGGATCACAGGCCCCAACTCAAGGTGGTCGGCCGAATTCGAATTTCACAAAACATCAACTTCATGTACTTAAAGCTCAAATATTAGCTTTTCGGCGTCTGAAG CGTGGTGACCGTACACTCCCACCGGAAGTTCTTGAATTAATCATGTCTCCTCCGCCACTGCCGGACCCACAGACGCAGCTTGTCTCTGGACCTCCAGTAATACCCAATCGTGAAAGGGCTGCTTCAGTCAATGCTGATGAACAAGGAAGGCCCATGGAGAGTGGTGATAAAGCTCCTGAAAAGCCTCTATTGTTGAAGGGACCCTCTTTATCCAAGGCGGAGGTTTCTGCTTCGGAAGAGAAAACTGGTTCTGCAAGTGGCCCCATGCAAGTGACGGAAGTTCTGCCCAAGGAGCCTCTTAGAATTTTACCAGTTTCTGCACCTGAACAAAGTAACACCGCTCCCATTAAATCTGAGCAGGAACCAGAAAGGGGTATCCAGAGAACACCTGGGAGAAGTGATTACAGTGGTGAAAGGGGAAAATCTGTACCGACCGATAGTGGTTCGGCAGATGCTGAGCAGGCAAAAAGAGCTGCCTCTACAAGTAGCGCACCATCTCCAAGGGATGTTCCCAGAAAATATCATGGTCCATTATTTGATTTCCCGTCCTTTACTAGGAAACATGATTCCATGCCCCCTGCAAATTACAACGGTAGTCTGGCACTTGGTTATGACATGAAAGATTTGTTGGCTCAGGAAGGCATGATGGTTCTTGGCAAGAAACGAGAGGATAACTTGAAAAAGATTAGTGGATTGCTTTCAATTAATCTAGAGAGGAAAAGGATCCGGCCAGATCTTGTTTTGAGGCTACAGATTGAAGAAAAAAAGCTGAAACTCCTAGAGCGTCAGGCTCGCATGAGGGATGAAGTTGAAGAGGTGCAGCAAGAAATAATGGCGATGCCTGATAGGATATACAGGAAGTTTGTCAAGCAATGCGAGCGCCAACGCGTCGAGCTTATAAGGCAAGTTCAGCAGATGCAAAAGGCCTCGAGAGAGAAGCAGCTGAAATCCATTTTCCAATGGCGCAAGAAGCTTTTGGAAGCACATTGGGCTATTCGTGATGCACGAATAACTCGTAACAGAGGAGTGGCCAAGTACCATGAAAGGATGTTGAGGGAATTCtcaaagaaaaaggatgatgatcgAAGCAAAAGAATGGAGGCACTAAAAAACAATGATGTGGAACGATATCGTCAAATACTATTGGAACAACAAACCAGTGTTCCTGGTGATGCAGCTCAAAGATACAATGTTCTATCTTCGTTCTTATCCCAGACTGAAGAGTACCTTTATAAACTCGGTGGGAAAATTACTGCTACCAAGAATCAGCAACAAGTAGAAGAGGCAGCAAATGCTGCAGCAGCAGCTGCACGGGCACAG GGTCTTTCTGAAGAAGAAGTGAAGGCTGCTGCACAATGTGCTGGCCAGGAGGTTATGATAAGAAACACATTCTCGGAGATGAATGCACCAAGGGAGGAAAATGCATCTGTTAACAA GTACTATATGTTAGCTCATGCTGTGACTGAAAAAGTAACAAAGCAGCCCTCACTTTTGAGATTAGGAACTTTAAGGGACTACCAACTG GTGGGCCTTCAATGGATGCTTTCGCTCTACAATAATAAATTGAATGGCATTTTGGCTGATGAGATGGGTCTTGGCAAGACTGTACAG GTTATGGCATTGATTGCATACTTGATGGAGTTTAAAGGCAATTATGGACCACATCTCATAATAGTGCCAAATGCTGTCTTGGTCAATTGGAAG AGTGAACTACTAAATTGGTTACCATCCGCATCTTGCATCTTTTATGTTGGTGCAAAGGATCAAAGGCAAAAGTTGTTCTCTCAA GAGGTTTTGGCTGTCAAATTTAATGTTCTTGTGACAACATATGAATTTGTCATGTTTGATCGTTCTAAGCTTTCAAGAATTGACTGGAAGTACATTATAATTGACGAGGCCCAACGAATGAAGGACAGAGAGTCAGTCTTGGCCCGTGATCTTGATCGCTATCGTTGCCAGCGACGTCTCCTTCTCACTGGCACTCCTCTACAG AATGATCTCAAGGAGCTTTGGTCCCTTCTAAATTTGTTGCTTCCAGAAGTGTTTGACAACCGGAAGGCATTTCAAGATTGGTTCTCAAAGCCTTTTCAGAGGGATGCTCCTACACCTAACGAAGAAGATGATTGGTTGGAGACCGAGAAGAAAGTTATTATTATTCACAGGCTTCATCAAATTTTGGAACCTTTTATGCTACGTAGGCGTGTTGAAGATGTTGAAGGTTCACTTCCACGGAAG GACTCTATTGTTTTGAGGTGCAAAATGTCTGCTATTCAAGGTGCTATATATGATTGGATCAAATCCACTGGCACCATTAGAGTTGATCCGGAAGATGAGAAAATACGTATCCAAAGAAATCCAATGTACCAGGCCAAGACATATAAGAATCTTCAAAACAAATGCATGGAACTGAGGAAAGTCTGCAACCATCCTTTGCTGTCATATCCCTTTATGAATTACTACGGGAAGGATTTTATTATCAGATCTTGCGGGAAGTTGTGGAATCTTGATAGGATTTTAATCAAGCTTCATAGATCTGGTCACCGTGTTCTCCTCTTTAGCACTATGACAAAACTTCTCGACATCCTGGAGGACTATTTGCAATGGAGGCAACTTGCTTACAGGCGAATTGATGGAACAACTAGCTTGGAGGACCGTGAATCAGCAATTGTTGATTTTAATAGGCCTGGTTCTGAGTGTTTTATATTCTTGCTTAGTATCCGTGCTGCTGGTAGAGGTCTGAATCTTCAGAGTGCAGACACTGTTGTAATTTATGACCCCGATCCCAATCCACAAAATGAAGAACAAGCTGTTGCAAGGGCCCATCGTATAGGGCAGACTAGGGAGGTAAAGGTTATTTACATGGAGGCTGTTGTTGATAACATCTCAAGTTATCACAAAGAGGATGAATTGAGGAACGGAGGAAGTGGAGATCTGGAGGATGACCTTGCTGGAAAGGACAGATACATGGGTTCAATCGAAAGTCTCATCCGCAATAATATCCAACAATACAAAATTGATATGGCAGATGAAGTCATTAATGCTGGTCGTTTTGATCAAAGAACGACCCATGAGGAAAGGCGCATGACTCTGGAGACTCTGCTGCATGATGAAGAGAGGTATCAAGAAAGTCTTCATGATGTTCCTTCGCTACAGGAAGTTAATCGTATGATTGCTCGGACTGAAGAGGAAGTCGAGCTCTTTGATcagatggatgaagaatttgattgGACAGGAGATATGATGAAACATAACCAGGTTCCAAAGTGGCTCCGCGTTGGCTCTACAGATGTTGACTGTGTTGTGGCGAGCTTAACCAAAAAGCCTGCCAGAAATGCATCTGGCAGTGCTCCTGACAATGGTGACAAACTCGAGAAAAGAAGGGGGCGACCCACGGGGTCTGGTAAGTACTCTATCTACAGGGAGTATGAAGATGAAGACGATGAGGAGTccgaagaagatgatgaagagaggAATACACCATCTCACcctgaagaagaagcaggagaatctgaagaggaagaggaaaatgATGATTCAGTACCTGATGATGATAACAAAGATCAATCGGAGGAAGAAGAGCCTAACAATGATGACAGGTACGATCTTCAACAAGGGACAGGAAGTGGAAAAGGTCACAAGTCTGAAGAAGCTGGCTCGACAGGATCTTCATCTGGAAGCCGGAGATTACCACCACCGGCCCCTTCCTCATCTTTGAAGAAGTTGCGGTCTCTATCTGCATTAGATTCCCGCCCAGGCACTTTTTCAAAAAGAACT TCAGATGACTTGGAGGACGGAGAGATTGCATTATCAGGGGACTCACATATGGATCTACAGCAATCAGGAAGCTGGAACCATGACCGGGATGATGGTGAGGATGAACAGGTCCTGCAGCCAAAAATAAAACGCAAAAGGAGTCTCCGAACTCGTCCAAGACTTAGTACCGATAAACAGGAAGATAGATCTGGTGCAGATGGTACCTTCCCCCAACGTGGTGCTCGCCTTTTATTCCCAGGAGATGGTGATTATGATTCACAGCAAGATGCCCATGCTCTTGCAGATCCTACTTCCAGGCAGCAAGACACAGTTCATCCGGTAGTGAAACAGAAGCGTAACATGCCATCTGTAAAGGCTTCTCCTGCTTCCAGGGCAGCGAAATCTACCCACTTGTCTGGGTCTGGGGAGGGATCTGCTGAGCACTCCAAGCAGAATTGGAGCAACAAGGTCATCAATTCTGCTGGCACAAAGATGTCTGACAGTATGCAAAGAAAG TGTAAGAATGTAATAAGCAAGCTTTGGAGGAGAATTGGCAAAGAAGGACACCAAAAAATACCCAACATAGCTTCTTGGTGGCGAAGGAATGAAAATTCTTCATCCAAAGGTGTGGCTGGAAGCACCCTCGACCTACAGAAAATCGAATTGCGAGTTGATGGATTAGAGTATAGCGGTGTAGCTGAGTTCATAGCGGACATGCAGCAGATGTTGAAGAGTGTGGTTCAACATTTCGGCTACAGACATGAG GTCCGTGTAGAAGCTGAGATTCTCCACAATCTATTCTTCAACATAATGAAGATCGCCTTCCCAGACTCTGACTTCCAAGAGGTGAAGGACTCGCTGTCGTTTTCGAATCCCGGAGGTGGTGCAAGCAGCACGGCTGTCCCATCAGCAAAGCACCTGGCTTCAGGCCTGAAGCGCCGTTCCACCACCACTGAAGCGGAGCAGCATGGTCCCGGCAGCGGCAAGCACAGCCATCACGCGTCGGCCGGTGAAGCTCCTAGCCGGGCCAAACCCGACAGGGACTCGAGGCATTCAGGACCAGGCGGCAGGGACCAGAGCCTCGACAGCCCAGGGCTGCCGCTGCACCCTGGCGACCTGTTCATCGCCAAGAAGAAGAGGCAAGAACGAGCTCGGTCCAGCATCGGGTCGCCGTCCAGCTCAGGCCCCCGAGGACCGCTCTCCCCGACCAACACTGGCCGGCTGGGCCCGGCGCCGTCGCCCAGAGGTGCGAGGACGCCGTTCCAGAGGGACTCTCACCCGTCCCAGCAGTCCATGCCCGGGTGGGGCGCGCACTCGGACCGCGGGGGGAGCTCGCCGCCCGGCATCGGGGACATCCACTGGGCCAAGCCCGCCAAGCGGCAGCGGACCGACACCGGCAAGAGGCGGCCGAGCCACTTGTGA